A stretch of DNA from Coregonus clupeaformis isolate EN_2021a unplaced genomic scaffold, ASM2061545v1 scaf0223, whole genome shotgun sequence:
GTGGGAGCTGTAGACTGGGACCAGAGGGATATAGCTGCAGTAGTGTGTAGACAGCTGGGTTGTGGCTCCACTGTTTCAGTTCTACGTGGATACACCACTAGAGGGTTTGGAGTTGAATGTTCTGGGTCTGAGTCTTCACTGAGGCAGTGTGGGAGATTGTATCATTTCCGTCCTGGACTCACAGTGATCTGCTCAGGTAATAACAAGATACACTTTATGGCCAAAAGTGTGGGGacattagtggattcagctatgtCAGCCAtatctgttgctgacaggtgtataggaTCGAGCACACAAATCCATACAATCCACAGACCACCATTGGTAGTAGCTTgtgtggccttactgaagagctcagtgactttcaacgtggcacgtctaggagcaacattggctcagccgtgaagtggtaggcctcacaagctcacagaacggaccgCTGAAGTGCGTAGAGAGTCAAAAATTGAAGCAAGCATGTCCATTTATTATATCTCCTTCCTAGATCCACAGGGATCCACAGTGATCATAAGTGATCTGCTCAGGAAATATCAATACATGATCATTATATTCCACTGATTCCATTTATTCATTCAACTTCCTCTGCACCTCTCATGATGACTGTTTAGCTTGTAAATCTGCATTGCAAAATAGATCACTCAGTCAAGTaggaatcaaatacaacttaaatATCCCAGAATGCTTTTGTATTTGAGTGTTATCTCAGTGAACGTCTCTACTCACTGCCACTGTCACATGTCATGTTATTGTCATATCTAAATGAGGAAAGTAGTTGAGGAGCTacgttttctttttctctcttcttGTTCCAGATGTCCTGCTTCAGCCTGATATCAACATATGTTGTCTCAGTGACTGTAGGCCCACTACTCATGTTGCCCTGTGAGGGAGGGTGGCTAGCAATGTTACATAATGATGTTATTGTCATATCTATAGGAAACTAGTTGAAGAGGTTTTTCTTGTTCTCTTTTATTGTTACAGATCTCCTGGTCCAGCCTGATATCTTCCTGACTGACTCAATGGGAGGGGTCTCCAGGGGCCAGCAGGGGCCCGAAGTGTTTAGGGGCTACAGCTTCACCATCACCTGCTCTACTCAGCCACAGTACCCAGGAGGCTCCTTCCTCCTCACGTTCACCGGCTCCAACAGAACCCAGACCCAGCCAGCTGTCAATCACTCTGCTGCCTTCCTCTTCCCTGCTGCAGATGACTCCCACCAAGGGAACTACAGCTGTGTTTATGACaattatgttttctctcataacGTTTCCTCTGAGAGTGAGCTCCTCACCCTCACCGTCACAGGTAACTGAACATGAACCAGACTTCTAACTTTGTCATTGACAGATTTCCCACAGATCTATATGATGATGACCAGTCCCCTGATCAAAGGTGTTTCTGTTTGCAGCCTCTCCTCTGCCAGCCTTCATCATCAGACACGTTGTAGTGCTGCTGATCCTACTGACAGCCATCACCACCATCTACCTGTACTACAAGGTAAAGACATTTACTCAGACGTTACAAGTCATTTAAATGTTTGTGTCTTTGAGCAGGGTTCAGATTCTACATTGGTCTATATCTGTGTTTTAAGGTGTGTGATTAACCAGATGTGTATCTTTGGCTTGTGTTGCACTATCTCAGGTAATGTACTGATTATGAGAGAACGAGAACGAGAGAGTGAacgagggagagaatgagagggagagaacgagagggggagagaacgagagggagagaacgagaaggagagaacgagggggagagaacgagggggagagaacgagggggagagaacgagagggagagaacgagagggagagaacgagagggagagaacgagagggagagaacgagagggagagaacgagagggagagaacgagagggagagaacgagggggagagaacgagggggagagaacgagagggggagagaacgagagggagagaacgagagggagagagaacgagagggggagcgacacggacagagagagagagagagacaccagtggCAAGGTGACTGTGAACATGGATGTGTATCAAACAGGCACAACGGCTCatacacgagacgtatgtggcagggactccagacaatcccagattataaagggaaagctaGCCACGTATGGGACACCGACGCCTCGCTCCCAGACAAGATAAACACCTTCTTCTCCCgcattgaggataacacagtgccaccgacgcgtgtggtgaaggtaggcagcaacacctctgccaccctgatcctcaacacgaggggcccataggggtgcgtgctcagccccttccTGTACTTCTGTTTACccttgactgcgtggccacgcacgtctccaactcaatcatcaagtttgctgatgacacaacagtggtaggcctgattaacaacaacaacgagacggcctacagggaggaggtgagagccctggcggagtggtgccaggaaaataacctctcgctcaacgtcaacaaaatgaaggagttgatcgtggacttcaggagacagcagagggagcacgcccccatccacatcaacggggccaCAGCGGAGAGGGtgaaaaagcttcaagttcctcggcgtgcacatcactgacaacctgaaatggtcccttcacacagacagtgtggtgaagaaggtgcaacagcacctcttcaacctcaggaggctgaagaaatttggtttggcccctaagatcctcatgaacttctacagatgcaccactgagagcatcttgtcgagctgtatcaccgcctggtatgcaaCTGCACAGAATGCAacctcagggctctccagagggtggcgcgatcagcccaacacatcaccaggtgcacactgcctgccctccaggacatctacagcacccggtgtcacaggaaagccaggaagatcatcaaggacctcagccacccgagccacggcctgttcaccccactaccatctagaaggaggagacagtgtAGGTGCATTAaaactgggacagagagactgcgacagcttctatctccaggccatcagactcttaaacagtcaccactagccggcctccgcccagtaccctgccctgaactttagtgactgttactagctggctaccacccggtactcaaccctgcaccttagagactgcttccctctgtacatagtcatggaacactggtccctttaataatgtttacatcctGTTTtacccactgtatatgtacagtgcagtcaggaagtattcagagcccttgaatTTTGtacacattttgtcacgttacagccttattctaaaattgattaaacctatttttttcctcatcaatctacacacaataccccataatgacagtgaaaacaggtttttagaaatgtttgcaaatgtattgaaaagggaaaaaaaagaaataccttatttacataagtattcagaccctttgctttgagacgcgaaattgagctcaggtgcatcctgtttccattgatcatccttgagatgtttctacaacttgattggagtccacctgtggtaaattcaatttattggacatgatttggaaaggcacacacctgcctatataaggtcccacagttgacagagaaTGTCAgtgtaaaaaccaagccatgaggtcgaaggacttgtcgtagagctccaagacaggattgtgtcgaggcaagaggcacagatctggggaagggtacaaaaacatttctgtagcattgaaggtccccaagaacacagtggcctccatcattcttaaatgcaagaagtttggatccaccaagacttttcctagagctggtcgcccggccaaactgagcaatcgggggagaagggccttggtcagggaggtgaccaataacctgatggtcactctgacagagctgtggagatgggagaaccttccaaaaggacaaccatctctg
This window harbors:
- the LOC121559082 gene encoding deleted in malignant brain tumors 1 protein-like, coding for MGGVDAREFVQLVDGAGLCSGRLEVKSNQSWASVCEADFDQQDAEVVCGELGCGAPAALQGGLYGEGEGQTWDKEFQCKGNESLLLDCDTSDRKNNTCLPGNAVGLTCSEPDGVRLVGGGSRCAGGVELYDQGEWRTVGAVDWDQRDIAAVVCRQLGCGSTVSVLRGYTTRGFGVECSGSESSLRQCGRLYHFRPGLTVICSDLLVQPDIFLTDSMGGVSRGQQGPEVFRGYSFTITCSTQPQYPGGSFLLTFTGSNRTQTQPAVNHSAAFLFPAADDSHQGNYSCVYDNYVFSHNVSSESELLTLTVTASPLPAFIIRHVVVLLILLTAITTIYLYYKTTRRQKRVNRLSSVDLYVNANAMEMVSLSSRAEAGPGEERAAQGTE